The Starkeya sp. ORNL1 DNA window GACGCCACGCGCCCGGACGAGAACCTCGCCGCGCTCGGCCTTGAGGCGGCGCGGGCCGGCTATGGCTTCCCGTATCTGAAAGATGCCGGCCAGGAGGTCGCCCGCGCCTATGGCGCCGCCTGCACGCCCGACCTGTTCCTCTATGACCGCGACCGGCGCCTCGCCTATCACGGCCAGTTCGACGACAGCCGGCCGAAGAACGACAAGCCGTTGACCGGCGTGGACCTGCGCGCCGCCGTCGTGGCGCTGCTGGCCGGCGGCCGACCGGCAGAGACGCAGGTGCGCTCCATCGGCTGCAACATCAAATGGCGCCCCGGCAATGAGCCGGCCGTCGAAGGATCGGCGGCGGCCTGATCCGGGCGGGCACCATCCTCAGTCCAAGAGTGGCCAGTCCAAGAGCAGCAATGTCCACCAGGCTTTCCCGCAGCAAGACGGC harbors:
- a CDS encoding thioredoxin family protein; translation: MPLTEANPVRLGAPAPDFALPDTNGRVHRLGDFDAAPALLVAFISNTCPFVVHISEGFARFARDFADRGLAVVAINANDDATRPDENLAALGLEAARAGYGFPYLKDAGQEVARAYGAACTPDLFLYDRDRRLAYHGQFDDSRPKNDKPLTGVDLRAAVVALLAGGRPAETQVRSIGCNIKWRPGNEPAVEGSAAA